In Marinobacter antarcticus, the sequence CCCCAGATAGCCATCGTCACCGGCCCGGAAGGTGAAGAAATCCACTGTGACGAATTTGGCCGGGTAAAAGTACGGTTTCCCTGGGATCGGCGCCAGCAGCAAAGCAAGGTAGAGAGCACCGAGAACAACGAACACAGCAGCGCCTGGCTTCGAGTCAGCCAGGGTTGGGCCGGTGGTCAATATGGCTTTATGGCCCTGCCGAGAATCGGAAACGAAGTCATCGTCTCCTTTCTCGATGGCGACCCGGATCAGCCCATCATTACTGGCCGAACTTTCCACGCCACCAATACACCGCCTTACGCGCTGCCGGAACACAAAACCCGCACTACCCTGAAAACCCAGACCCACAAGGGCGAGGGCAGTAACGAGCTGCGTTTCGAAGATGAAGCCGGAAAAGAACAGATCTATATCCATGCTCAGAAAGACCTGGATCTGCTCACCGAAAACAACCGCACCGAAGTCATCAACAATGACAGCCACCTGACCGTTGAGAACGACCGCTTCAGCCACGTACAGGGCGATAGGCACCAAACCACCGACGGTGAAAAGCGCGAACAGATCGGCAAAGACCATAGCTTCAACGTAACCGGCACATTGCACCTGAAAGCCGGCACCGCGTGGCTCAGTGACTCTGGTACTGAACTACACATTAAGGCCGGACAAAAGGCTGTTATTGAAGCCGGTGCCGAAATTACCCTGAAGGCCGGCGGCAGCTTCGTAAAAGTCGACCCTGGCGGTGTCGCTATGGGTGGGGCTTCTATCAAAA encodes:
- a CDS encoding type VI secretion system Vgr family protein; the protein is PQIAIVTGPEGEEIHCDEFGRVKVRFPWDRRQQQSKVESTENNEHSSAWLRVSQGWAGGQYGFMALPRIGNEVIVSFLDGDPDQPIITGRTFHATNTPPYALPEHKTRTTLKTQTHKGEGSNELRFEDEAGKEQIYIHAQKDLDLLTENNRTEVINNDSHLTVENDRFSHVQGDRHQTTDGEKREQIGKDHSFNVTGTLHLKAGTAWLSDSGTELHIKAGQKAVIEAGAEITLKAGGSFVKVDPGGVAMGGASIKMNAGGSAGKGSGQKVVVPEKPGRVEKAGVVSPAPEHLPEAPQRPMAKPDQIRAIKNAANQGKGICQVCSPESQGAI